DNA from Sorex araneus isolate mSorAra2 chromosome 6, mSorAra2.pri, whole genome shotgun sequence:
AGTAAGGACTCAGCCATCTATATGGAAAGCAGTCATATAAACTTTCAGTCAGATCCAACTGTGGAGCAGTAGATGGAATGAGCTTCTTGGACTGCCTAATGGGAGCAGTTCAAGTTGTAGCAAGAAGCTTCTCTGATAtggcaaagcaaaaagaaacactCAAGATGCGGATCCAGAAAAGGTATGCAACCCTTCTGCAGGATGAGTAGGAGTTTTCCAGTTGCTTAAAAGGAATCTTAATTAGTGGGGAAAGCACGTACATGATCATGGGTGAATGAGTATGTAGATGCTGTTTCAGATGAATGAGGTGCTGATTTGCTAGAGCACAGgatttattcatccatccatttgtTTATTCAGTCGACACTGAGTAAATCTCGAATGTGCCAAGCACCAGGCTAAATGTAGGCGATCTGGAAGGAAAACTGATATGCTCTCTACCCTTGTGGAGTGAAAATCCCACTAGAAATAGCCGTTGACAACAAAGCCCTAATCCTGAGTCTTACCAACTCAAAAGAAGAGGGGCCATCCAGGCATGTGGAGGGGGCATGAGGGGGAGTGAAGGCATGATCTGGGTCAGATAATAAGAAAACTCTCTGGCTCCCGACACTGTTGAAGGAAGATGGAACTCTCCCTTTCGTTCATTACCATGCCCTGCCTCTCCTACCACACTATTGTCTAGTCTACTCAGTACCATTAGTTCCATTATAGACCCTCATCTCCCCTGACTTTCCCCGTCTTCAAAACTGCCTTCTTGTCCCCTATCTATGCACTGTCTCCTGTTCAAATGatgatttttcaaaatgaaatctGGTCATGCTTCTCCCTGTGGTAGGTGCAAATGGAAGATGACTCTAGGATCTCTAGCATATGGCATTACTCTGGCAATAATATCACCCAGCAAAAGGGATTTTGTCTATAAGGGTAAAGCTATTCATCCATTGACCTTAATGGGAAAATTTCCAGTAGATAACCTTAAATGAATCCAGCCCTTTAACTGCAGAAGTTTTCTTCAGCAGGAAGCAATAGGAACATCAAGAAAAATCAAAGCAAGGGAGGATTCAAAGACTCCAACATGGTGCTGTGGATGTGAAAATGAAGGGGATCCTGCAGAACTTAGAGATGCTTCCAGAAACTGAGAACTACCCCCTAGTCCTCAGTCAACAAGGAAACAGGTGGACTCAGTTCTACAGATGTACGCACAGGTTTCTGCCACAACCCAACTGAGctcagaaagaatttttttcccccgGTGCCTTTAGTTGAGAACTTAATCCAGCCAATGTCTTGCCTTGGATGCTatataagtcatgaaatttatggTACGTTGTTATCCAGTAATAGAAAATACTCAGACCACCCATCCTGCCCCCTGCTTCTAGCCCTCCAATAAAACCTCTAATGTGAACTTAGCAGGTCCAAGCTTCTCATCCTCATTCGAATCTTATTAGGTGTTTTTAAACCACCATTTCCTAGATTAGAGAATTGAGGTTTACAGCCATTAAATACTTCTGCTAAGAGCACAGAGGTGGTGATGACTCTTAGCatgttgagatttttattttcagtctgaCTCTAGAACACATGCTCTCTGACTTCCCTTTGTTCTTAAGATTGGTCCAAATTCTGAGGTATGTCATGTGATATTCTTGCTGACTCAGCTCCAGCCCACCCATTCAATCTTACTAGCTGATACTCTTCTTACTATGGATTTCTTAGAGCTTAGTAACTTCCAGGCTTACCCAAGTCCTTGACTTTGTATATATGGTTCCTTCTGGCTAGAATGGGGGCCTTCCCTGTCCCTTCCATTTGTGTCTCCTTCAGCTGACAAAAACAGTGCTTCTAGTCCTACCTAACAAGCCACTTCTTCCAGGAGGTCTTCCTTGACTCTCCTAGGTTGGGTGATATTTCAGCAATTTTTGAGAGATTCAAGTCTTTCAAAATGAGAACAGAGCACAGAAGACCCCAAGTTGCACACTCTCTATTATAATGGAAGCTCCATTAGGCCAGGTCACTGATGAGTGACTCATCAAATCTCTTGTACAGCACCAGGAGCACAACTTGGTAAATACTGACTGATGGAATGAGCAAGCGAATAAGAGTACTTTATTCAGGAGGCAACGGGATGGCATCCAGGAGTTTGAagcgaaaacaaaacaaaaatggaaggaaacaaaacaaaacccaatgaTCTTACTTATCAGACCCTAACTTGCAAGGGCAAGCCCTAGAAATGAGATAATTGTCACCACAGCATTGGAGGTGAGGGGTCCCTCTGTATAGTGAGTTTAGATTTCCTGACCTGGGAAGCCTAGCCCTGACCTCTTCTTGACCCCTGGAAAATGTCAAAAACCACTCAGGTAATCACTAGGGGTCCTCATTGGGAGCTGGACAAGCTCTGGGCCCTTAACTATTACAATGAGGTTAtatacatacgtgtgtgtgtgtgtgtgtgtgtgtgtgtgtgtgtgtatttaggtTTTTCTCTAAGGAGGCGGTGGGAAGATGGGGAGATGTGGAGAGCACAGATAAGACCCCTGGGAGGCACCAAAAACAGTCTCTGAAAGCTCCCCAGCAGCCTGGAGACCATTGCATGCACTTCCTCTAGACACACAGCCCCGCCTTGCTCTCCTTAAACATGCAAACACCGCTCTAGACCTGGAGCGCCTGAAGGGAAGGTTTGTGCTAGAGACAGAATTTACAATTCCTAACAGGAGGTCCTGCAACATGGCTCATGGAGACTGCGGGTTGTCTGGGTGTCCCTGGCCACATGAGGGGCGCTCCCCAGACTACGTAGTCTTGAAGGACTGGGAATCGCATCTGCAGGagcagagaaaaaggagaaagtcaAGTCAGTTTTAGATTAAAGGGTGCCTCTGGGCCAAGGGCGACCATAGCTGAACCCGGTCTAAGGGTGAGCTTCAGGCTCTACGTGGCAGCAGCGGAGTCGCGGGGCTGTCCTCTTAGCACCGAGTGGCCGCGAGGGACCGGCACTGCGGGCGGCGGAGTCTACAGATGCCCGCAGAGCCGGACCGCTGCGCACTGGGCACGAGGGGTGCAGCCAGGCAGCGGGAGGAGGGTCTGGGCGCCGCGCCTGCAGCTCCAGGTCCGCAGAGCCCCGAGCTGGGattgggaggggggaggagccaCATGGGGAGGAGCCTAACCCGGAGGCTGAGGGATCCCGGGACCGCGCCAGAGCGGCGGGAGCCGGAGCCCCGGCTCGGTGCTCTACTAGCTCTCGCCGTCCCGGCCGAGCTCAGCGCAGCCCCTCCAGCCCGCGCGGGCGCTTGCTTTGGTTCGCGGCCGGGCAGAAGGACGAGTGTGCTGCCGGGGATTAGGGTCGCGGGCGTTCATCCTATCCTAGACTTGCCAGGCTGCCCGCGTTGTCCTGCGCGCCCCATTCGGACCCGGGCCGCCCGCGTCCCCTGCGTCCCCGTTGAGCCATGGATCCTTCAGAGAAGAAGATCTCCGTGTGGATCTGCCAGGAGGAGAAGCTGGTGTCGGGCCTGTCCCGTCGCACCACTTGCTCCGACGTGGTGCGGGTGCTGCTGGAGGACGGCTGCAGGCGGCAAAGGAGGCAGCGCCGGGGCCGGCGGAGGGGGGCGGCCGGCGACCCGCCAGGCCCAGAGGAGCTGCCGGAGCCCTCCCTGGACGAGGACGACGAGGACGACGGCGAGGCGCTGCCGCAGGGCATGCTGTGCGGGCCCCCGCAGAGCTACTGCATCGTGGAGAAGTGGCGGGGCTTTGAGCGCATCCTGCCCAACAAGACGCGCATCTTGCGCCTCTGGGCGGCCTGGGGCGACGAGCAAGAGAACGTGCGCTTCGTGCTGGTGCGCAGCGAGGCGTCGCTGCCCAACTCTGGTCCCCGCAGCGCCGAGGCGCGCGTGGTGCTCAGTCGGGAGCGCACCTGTTCGTCCCGGGGGGTGCTGCCGTCGCGACCCAACCTGGCCCTGATTCAAGAGAAACAGCGGCGGGTGGTGCGCAAGGCCTTCCGCAAGCTGGCCAAGCTCAACCGGCGGCGTCAGCAGCAGCAGCCGTCGTCGCCCTCGTCGTCTACTACTTCGTCGTCCACCGCCTCGTCCTGCTCGTCGTCGCCGCGGGCCACCGAGAGCGGGTCGGTGGAGCACATGGAGACGCTGGTGCATTTGGTGCTGTCCCAGGACCACACTATCCGTCAGCAGGTGCAGCGGCTGCGGGAGCTGGACCGCGAGATCGACCGCTACGAGGCCAAGGTGCACCTGGACCGCGTGCGGCGACACGGAGTGAACTACGTGCAGGACACGTACTTGGTGGGCACGGGCAGCGAGGTCGACTGTCCCTGCCCGGGGACGGAGATGGAGGCTGCGGCGCCGCCGGCGGCTGCGCCCCTGGACGGCGAGGCGCAGGCGGCTCATCTGGAGGAGCTGGCGCGGCGCTGCAATGACGTGCTGCGGCTGCAGGAGCAGCGGGCCCAGCAGGAGGAGTTGCTCGAGCGCCTGTCGGCCGAGATTCAGGAGGAGCTGAACCAGAGGTGGATGCGGCGGCGGCAGGAGGAGCTGGCGGCGCGCGAGGAGCCGGGCGAGAGCGACGGCGGCCTCGAGGGCGAGGTGCTGCTGGAGCAGGAGCGGGTCCGGACGCAGCTCAGCACCAGCCTCTACATCGGGCTGCGTCTCAACACGGACCTGGAGGCCGTCAAGTCGGACTTGGATTACAGCCAGCAGCAATGGGACAGCAAGGAGCGGGAGCTGAAGGGCCTCCTCCAGACTCTGCACACGCTGGAACTGGCGGTGGTGCCCGATGGGGCTCCCGGCTCGGGCGCACCCCCACGGGATCCCGGACCCCAGGCCTGCGCCGCCGACGTGTGGGTGGACCAGGCCCGCGGACTCGCGAAACGCTGTCCCGGCAACGACGAGGACTCGGATACAGGGCTGAGCTCCATGCACAGCCAGGACTCAGACTCTGTGCCCGTGTGCGAATCGCTGGTGTAGGAGCAGCGGGGCGGGAGAGGGCTAGAGGCGCGTCTCCCTTTGTAGAAGGGGAACagcggggtgcagggtggggggtgggctcaGGGCTCCGGCTCTGGCGGCATCGGGGTGCTGGAGGAACTCGGGGAACCCGCCCCGCCACGGTGCCCCTCCGCCCTTCTGGCACGTGGGGTGAGCGCCCAAGAAGTGTGGTGGGGTGTCCTCATCCAAGCCCCATTTAGAGGGatgaaagagggaagagaggtgAGAATCCCTTTTGTTGAAAAAAACTCGCCCCCAAAGAAACTGACGTGGTCCGAGcccattttcaaaaacaaaacaaaataaacattggggggggggtggaaagtgTTGTGGAGATTTCAGGACTCTTCTGTATGGGAAGGACGATGGCAGCTAGAACTTGAGTTTGTGGCATaaagtacttttaaaagaaacactTGGATGAAAAGGAAATTCCTTAAATGTTAATTGTAACTGTGAACGTGTTAAAACTAGCCAAAGAGGACACACTGGTGTTGGTCTCAGCCTAACTTACATCTTTGATAAAACCCATAGGCACCCAGATCCTTACTGTTTACATTTCTGCAGATTTGGGAAATACCCATCTGCTGAactgccttttattttctttccaaggCTGACCTGGATGAAAGTCGAGCTTTGTATTTCCTACTAGTAAATACAGTATATGTTAAAATGGGATCCTTGCCTCCAAatggctatatatatgtatatatgtatatatatatgtatgtatatatatacatatatatatatcgtaAAAGCCAAATAGGGCCCTTTGGAGATGGAATCCTATCAGATACAATCCCCAGCTGAAATGTAATCTTCAGGAATTGATTCTGTAAAAGGTATGTGGTGCTGTCCTTTCACTCAGATGGCCACTTCCTCACTCAGTtaacttcagaaaaaaagaacagggaaGTTACAGTTCTCAGATTTAGTACAAACGTCCTGATGAATAAACATTCTGGCTGAAACTAAGACTGGAAAGCAAAGATCTTTGTTCAGTTTTTGACCTGAGCTGTATGATTTCAACCAACCATGACCTTAGTGGATTTTAAACCAAACCCAACAGTATCTTTGGTCTGAGATTAATTAGTTACTTGTCCAAATCTACCTTGAGATAGTGTAAATATCGCAGCTTACTAGATAAGGCCTGAGAAGAAAAAAACGACAGTCTAAGAGTACACCCTGGGAGAAAAGTGTGATTAACAACAGCAGGTAGCCACAGATAAATGCATATAGAAGTATAAAAGTGAGATTACGACTTGAATTACTCTTGTCTGGCTCACACCTTTGCACATGCCAGGAGATGCAAATGTATCAGCTCTGGCTGGTGACTGATCCCCGGTGGGCACTCAAAGTAATTGTGCTGGTTATTTCAATGAAAACTTATCAGTTGTAGTCTTTGTCACTAGCCAGGTGGAAGGAGCCTGCTGGCTCCTTGGAGTTCAGTATTTGTGAGGAATGTGGGATCTAATCTGTCCGGAGGAGGTGTGAacaatggggtgtgtgtgtggtgccaggctgATGCAGAAGTCTGGTTTCAGCCTAACTGTGGAGGGGCTACTCCAGTTTCAACACTACAAGAGAAGATAAGAGTGCTGGGTTTTCCGGGAGTTTCTTCTCTTGGCCAGAGTGTGTCAGCCTGTGGCcaaggaggtgggagggggacgCTGTTCACCTGAGCTCCCCAAGCCATGGGGGCTGCACCCCCTTTAGAAAgtgttcttcttcccctcctATGTATGCTACAACATGTATGgatgttttcaaattttaaagtaaaaagggGGCATGGAGaggttattttctttattgatgtTTTCAAAAGACATTAACTGACAGCATTTTTAGCTTCATGTGATACAGACAGCATCTATGTATTTGGTCTTGAGCTTGATTAAGATGAGGAAGAGACTGAATAATCCCACTGTCCTTAGACAATCACTCGATCCCATAAATGCAAAGCCTAATGACAGCTTTCCTTTTGTGGCACAGGTAAAATCCTCATTAAAGGGTGACAAATACAACTCATCTGAACGGTTTATGCCTGGCAAGGGGCTGACCTGGTGGTTTTAAAATTATGGTGCTTTCCCCCACCACTCCCCTGACAGCCCAAAGTAGGGGATGTGATCCTGGGGTATTTATTAACATAAAAGACAGAACTTGGCAGAATAGGGCATATTTCCTCTTCGCCGTTCTTTGAAACGTTGACAAGCTGCTGATGTTAGCAATGTAGCAAATGAGCCACATCACAGGGAGACCTGTGGTGCCCCATTTCTAGAATCTTCCTGTCCTGCTTACCTGAAGATGCTTCTCTCCTCCACTTTCTGGCAGCAAAGAGTCTTTGTTTTTAACAAAGACTGGCCTGGTCTGCCCACTTTTTCTTCCATACAAATCAATTTTATCCCTAAAAGGCACTCTCTGTaggcaggggaaaaaaagaacaagagcagaaTAAACCAAGGAGACAATAGATCCTTTGACTAAAAGCTCCTACAAGCCTGAAAGAGGTGAAacatagatataaaaaaaaatccaccaaaaaGCCCCAAACCACCAGCCCCAACAGCACCTGTGCCCAATAAATTCcacatttaacattttttcactcatattaaaaataatggcagttgggaccagagtgataatacagttggtagggcatttg
Protein-coding regions in this window:
- the RASSF10 gene encoding ras association domain-containing protein 10 — encoded protein: MDPSEKKISVWICQEEKLVSGLSRRTTCSDVVRVLLEDGCRRQRRQRRGRRRGAAGDPPGPEELPEPSLDEDDEDDGEALPQGMLCGPPQSYCIVEKWRGFERILPNKTRILRLWAAWGDEQENVRFVLVRSEASLPNSGPRSAEARVVLSRERTCSSRGVLPSRPNLALIQEKQRRVVRKAFRKLAKLNRRRQQQQPSSPSSSTTSSSTASSCSSSPRATESGSVEHMETLVHLVLSQDHTIRQQVQRLRELDREIDRYEAKVHLDRVRRHGVNYVQDTYLVGTGSEVDCPCPGTEMEAAAPPAAAPLDGEAQAAHLEELARRCNDVLRLQEQRAQQEELLERLSAEIQEELNQRWMRRRQEELAAREEPGESDGGLEGEVLLEQERVRTQLSTSLYIGLRLNTDLEAVKSDLDYSQQQWDSKERELKGLLQTLHTLELAVVPDGAPGSGAPPRDPGPQACAADVWVDQARGLAKRCPGNDEDSDTGLSSMHSQDSDSVPVCESLV